TTTTCGTTCAAACTAAAATGACTACATAAAGAAAGGTAGATTAGATATGGCAAAAGTATTGTATATTACTGCTCACCCTCATGATGATAAAGTCTCGTTCAGTATGGCAGCAGGTAAGGCATTTATTGATTCTTATAAAGAATCAAATCCAAATGATGAGATCGTGCACATTGATTTATACAAAGAGCATATTCCTCACATTGATGTTGATGTATTTAGTGGTTGGGGAAAACTCCAAACAGGTAAAGGCTTTGAAGAATTATCTGATGATGAAAAAGCAAAGGTCAGTCGTCTTAATGAATTATGTGAGCAATTTATAAATGGAGACAAATATGTATTTGTCACTCCGTTTTGGAATTTTTCATTTCCTCCTGTAATGAAAGCGTATATTGATTCTGTTGCAGTATCAGGAAAAACTTTTAAATATACGGAGCAAGGCCCTGTTGGGTTATTAACAGATAAAAAAGCTCTTCACATTCAAGCAAGAGGTGGCATTTATTCAGAAGGTCCGGCAGCAGAAGTTGAAATGGGACATCGTTACCTTACCGTTATTATGAATTTCTTTGGCGTACCTTCATTTGAAGGATTATTTATTGAAGGTCATGCAGCAATGCCAGATAAAGCGGAAGAAATTAAACAGAATGGAATTGCCCGTGCAAAGGATTTAGCAAAAACATTTTAATTAAGCTCCTTTAAGTTGAATAGGTCTCAATATTTTAAGAGGATACCATTTGCGGTATCTTCTTTTTTGTATCCACCAAAATGTAGCATGATCGAGACATGTTGCTTTACAAAATGTCTAATGAACGAGTCTTTTTAATAATTGATAATAGGTTTATAACATGAGTCTAAAGGGAGGAGTATACAATGACAATTGTAAACGCAACATCACCAATAAAAAATTATGTTAATGGTAAATGGGTTTCTGCTAAAGGGAAATATGTAGCCGAGGTACACAACCCAGCCAATAGCGAAAAAATTGCGACGGTGCCTCTTTCGACAAAAGAAGATGTTGATCAAGCAGTGAAGTCTGCGAAAGTAGCGTTTCAAACATGGAGAAATGTTCCTGTGCCAAAACGTGCCAGGCTTTTATTTAAATATCACCATCTGTTAATGGAAAATCATGAGAAATTAGCAAAATTAATTGTTTTAGAGAACGGAAAAGCATTTAATGAAGCATATGGTGAGGTGCAACGTGGAATTGAATGTGTTGAATTCGCAACAGGTGCTCCAAGTCTTATGATGGGAGAATCACTTTCCAACATAGCAGAAGAAATAGATTCAGAGATGTTTCGGTATCCTCTTGGAGTTGTTGGAGGAATTTCCCCATTTAATTTTCCGATGATGGTCCCGCTTTGGATGTTTCCTTTAGCGATAGCATGTGGAAACACTTTTGTTTTAAAACCTTCAGAGAGAACACCTTTGTTAGCAAATAGGTTAGTAGAGCTGTTTACAGAAGCTGGTGCTCCTCCTGGAGTATTAAATATCGTTCATGGTTCTCATGAGGTCGTAAATGGAATGCTACAACATCCAGATATTTCGGCTATATCATTTGTAGGGTCACAGCCTGTTGCGAAGTATGTTTACGAACAAGCTGCTATGAATGGTAAAAGAGTTCAAGCCTTATCTGGTGCGAAAAATCATCATATTGTTATGAGGGATGCAAACATAGATAAAGCAGTACAACACATTATTGGGTCCGCATTCGGAAGTGCGGGACAGCGTTGTATGGCATGTAGTGCAGTTGTCATCATTGGAGAAGGAAAAGAGTTTGTATCAAAACTAAAACAAAAGGCTGATGAATTAATTCTTGGTAATGGATTGGATGAGGAAGTTCTTTTAACTCCTATTATTAGAGCATCGCATCGTGAAAAGGTTCTTTCGTATATTGAATTAAGCATTGAAGAGGGTGCGAAATTAATACGAGATGGAAGGGCGGAAATAGATAACAAAAAAGAAGGCTATTTCTTAGGTGCTACCATTTTTGATGGAGTGACACCTGATATGACCATCGCAAAAGAAGAAATTTTTGCACCTGTATTAAGTTTACTTCACGCGGAAAACTTAGATGAAGCTTTAGAATACTTACGGCAATCGAGGTATGGAAATGGCGCAACGATTTATACAAAGGATGCAAAGGCAATTCGGCAGTTTCGAGAAGAAGCTGACGCAGGTATGTTAGGAATCAATGTTGGTGTTCCGGCAACAATGGCTTTCTTTCCTTTTTCTGGTTGGAAAGATTCTTTTTATGGTGACCTACATGTTAATGGGAAGGATGGAGTAAATTTTTATACACGAAAAAAGATGATAACATCGCGATTTGATTTTTAAAGCTAGTAACTTAAGTGGTTGTTAGCCATTTGGTAAAGGCTGAGCATATTAAGGGTCGCATAAATGAAGGCCAACAGAAAAGATAGCCTTCAAGATTAGTAGGAGGATGGATATGAATTCCATTAACATGGCAAAAGATGATCTTAAAACAAAAGATGAAAAATATATTTGGCATTCAATGAAGTCATACCAGCCTGATGCAACAATGATTGTAAAAGAAGCAAATGGTGTGTGGATTACAGATATCAATGGAAAAAAATATTTAGATGCAATGGCCGGCTTATGGTGTGTAAATATCGGTCATGGGAGAGAGGAATTAGCTGAAGCTGCGTATGAGCAATTAAAAAAATTAGCATATTTTCCGCTAACGCAAAGTCATACTCCAGCTATTGAGCTTTCTGAAAAGTTAAATTCATTGCTTGGAGGAGATTATGTTATCTTCTTTTCAAATAGTGGATCTGAAGCTAATGAAGTAGCCTTCAAAATTGCTCGACAATATCATCAACAAACAGGAGAACATAATCGATTCAAGATCATTTCAAGATATCGGGCATATCATGGAAACACTGCGGGGGCATTAGCTGCAACTGGTCAGGCACAACGTAAGTATCGATATGAACCATTGGCACCTGGTTTTATTCATGTTCCACCACCTGATTCCTATCGAAAACCAGAGCACCCATCCTGTTCCCCTCGGGAGTTACCGTCCGTTCAAGCCATTGAACAGGTGATGACATGGGAATTAAACGAAACGATTGCAGCTGTCATTATGGAACCAATTATTACTGGGGGTGGCATTTTAATTCCTCCTGAACAGTACATGAGAGGTGTAAAAGAGGTATGTGAAGAAAGTGGTGCCCTCTTAATTGTTGATGAAGTTATTTGTGGTTTTGGTCGTACAGGTGAGGCATTTGGATTTCAGAACTATGGTGTACAGCCTGATATCATCACGATGGCAAAAGGAATCACCAGTGCTTATCTTCCTTTATCTGCAACGGCTGTTAAAAAAGAGATTTACGAAGCATTTAAAGGGACGGATGAATATGATTATCTTCGTCACGTAAATACATTTGGGGGGAACCCAGCCGCTTGCGCATTAGCATTAAAAAATCTCGAAATTATGGAAAGAGAAAAGCTGTTCTCTCGTTCAAAGGAAATAGGAGCACATTCGTTAAGTGCTTTAAAGACAAAACTGCAACATCATCCACTAGTAGGAGATATCAGAGGAAAAGGATTATTAATTGGGATAGAGCTTATTTCTGATAAATGCACCAAAACACCGCTTGAAGTCTCTTATGTGAATCAGGTAATCTCAGGATGTAAAGAAAAAGGACTTATCGTCGGTAAAAATGGAGCAACCGTAGCTGGTTATAATAATGTTCTTACTTTGTCTCCACCACTTAGTATAGAATTAGAGGATGTTCAATTTATGATTGAAACAATTGTTGAGGAAATAAACAAATTGCACGTATAAAATATGAAGGAGGACAGACTCGGTAATAGTGGTCTGTCTTTTTTTCGTTAAATGATTGGCAAGATTAGGTTATTTCC
This genomic stretch from Metabacillus sp. B2-18 harbors:
- a CDS encoding CoA-acylating methylmalonate-semialdehyde dehydrogenase, with the protein product MTIVNATSPIKNYVNGKWVSAKGKYVAEVHNPANSEKIATVPLSTKEDVDQAVKSAKVAFQTWRNVPVPKRARLLFKYHHLLMENHEKLAKLIVLENGKAFNEAYGEVQRGIECVEFATGAPSLMMGESLSNIAEEIDSEMFRYPLGVVGGISPFNFPMMVPLWMFPLAIACGNTFVLKPSERTPLLANRLVELFTEAGAPPGVLNIVHGSHEVVNGMLQHPDISAISFVGSQPVAKYVYEQAAMNGKRVQALSGAKNHHIVMRDANIDKAVQHIIGSAFGSAGQRCMACSAVVIIGEGKEFVSKLKQKADELILGNGLDEEVLLTPIIRASHREKVLSYIELSIEEGAKLIRDGRAEIDNKKEGYFLGATIFDGVTPDMTIAKEEIFAPVLSLLHAENLDEALEYLRQSRYGNGATIYTKDAKAIRQFREEADAGMLGINVGVPATMAFFPFSGWKDSFYGDLHVNGKDGVNFYTRKKMITSRFDF
- a CDS encoding FMN-dependent NADH-azoreductase translates to MAKVLYITAHPHDDKVSFSMAAGKAFIDSYKESNPNDEIVHIDLYKEHIPHIDVDVFSGWGKLQTGKGFEELSDDEKAKVSRLNELCEQFINGDKYVFVTPFWNFSFPPVMKAYIDSVAVSGKTFKYTEQGPVGLLTDKKALHIQARGGIYSEGPAAEVEMGHRYLTVIMNFFGVPSFEGLFIEGHAAMPDKAEEIKQNGIARAKDLAKTF
- a CDS encoding aspartate aminotransferase family protein; amino-acid sequence: MNSINMAKDDLKTKDEKYIWHSMKSYQPDATMIVKEANGVWITDINGKKYLDAMAGLWCVNIGHGREELAEAAYEQLKKLAYFPLTQSHTPAIELSEKLNSLLGGDYVIFFSNSGSEANEVAFKIARQYHQQTGEHNRFKIISRYRAYHGNTAGALAATGQAQRKYRYEPLAPGFIHVPPPDSYRKPEHPSCSPRELPSVQAIEQVMTWELNETIAAVIMEPIITGGGILIPPEQYMRGVKEVCEESGALLIVDEVICGFGRTGEAFGFQNYGVQPDIITMAKGITSAYLPLSATAVKKEIYEAFKGTDEYDYLRHVNTFGGNPAACALALKNLEIMEREKLFSRSKEIGAHSLSALKTKLQHHPLVGDIRGKGLLIGIELISDKCTKTPLEVSYVNQVISGCKEKGLIVGKNGATVAGYNNVLTLSPPLSIELEDVQFMIETIVEEINKLHV